The Shewanella zhangzhouensis genome has a window encoding:
- a CDS encoding cytochrome ubiquinol oxidase subunit I, which produces MIVEEVVELSRLQFALTAMYHFLFVPLTLGMAFLLAIMESLYVMTNKQIYKDMTKFWGKLFGINFALGVTTGLAMEFQFGTNWSYYSHYVGDIFGAPLAIEGLMAFFLESTFVGMFFFGWDRFSKRQHLTVTWLMALGTNMSALWILVANGWMQNPVGSVFNYETMRMEMTSFAEVVFNPVAQVKFVHTVASGYVAGAMFVLAISAYYILKKRDLPFARRSFAIAASFGMASILSVIVLGDESGYKVGEVQRVKLAAVEAEWHTEPAPASFTVVGFPNQETMHTDGAIKIPYAMGIIATRSLDEEVTGLRDLVDEHEVRIRNGMKAYAMLEELRAGNKDPELKAAFEEAKIDLGYGLLLKRYTDKVVDATEEQIKAAAKDSIPSVAPLFWSFRVMVGLGVIMLFVFAAAFWQSTRHRIEEKKWVLKAALYSLPLPWIAIECGWFVAEYGRQPWTISEVLPTFMSASSLNPSDLWFSIASITLFYSVLLVIELFLMFKYARLGPSSLKTGRYHFEKLEA; this is translated from the coding sequence ATGATTGTTGAAGAGGTTGTTGAGCTATCGCGCCTACAGTTTGCGCTGACGGCCATGTATCACTTCCTGTTTGTACCCCTGACCCTGGGCATGGCCTTTCTGCTGGCTATCATGGAATCGCTTTACGTGATGACCAACAAGCAGATCTACAAGGACATGACCAAGTTCTGGGGTAAGCTGTTCGGGATCAACTTTGCCCTGGGTGTTACAACGGGCCTGGCCATGGAGTTCCAGTTCGGAACCAACTGGTCTTACTATTCTCACTATGTAGGCGACATCTTCGGTGCGCCGCTCGCCATTGAAGGCTTAATGGCCTTCTTCCTCGAATCTACCTTCGTGGGTATGTTCTTCTTCGGTTGGGACAGATTCTCCAAACGTCAGCACCTCACGGTAACCTGGCTGATGGCGCTCGGTACCAATATGTCCGCACTGTGGATTTTGGTGGCCAACGGCTGGATGCAAAACCCTGTGGGCTCTGTGTTTAACTACGAAACCATGCGCATGGAAATGACCAGCTTCGCCGAAGTGGTCTTTAACCCGGTTGCCCAGGTGAAGTTTGTACACACAGTGGCTTCTGGCTACGTGGCCGGTGCCATGTTCGTGCTCGCTATCAGTGCTTACTACATTCTGAAGAAGCGTGACCTGCCATTTGCCCGTCGCTCTTTTGCGATTGCTGCAAGCTTTGGTATGGCCTCTATCCTGTCGGTTATCGTGCTCGGTGACGAATCAGGCTACAAGGTCGGTGAAGTGCAGCGTGTGAAACTGGCTGCCGTTGAGGCCGAGTGGCACACAGAGCCGGCTCCAGCTTCCTTTACCGTGGTTGGTTTCCCTAATCAGGAAACCATGCACACCGATGGTGCCATCAAAATTCCTTATGCGATGGGGATTATCGCTACCCGCTCATTGGATGAGGAAGTGACAGGTCTGCGCGATCTGGTTGATGAGCACGAAGTGCGTATCCGTAATGGTATGAAGGCTTACGCCATGCTCGAAGAGCTGCGTGCCGGTAACAAGGACCCTGAGCTTAAGGCGGCTTTTGAGGAAGCCAAGATAGACCTGGGTTATGGCCTGCTGCTCAAGCGTTACACCGACAAGGTGGTCGATGCCACCGAAGAGCAAATCAAGGCCGCCGCCAAGGATTCTATCCCAAGCGTGGCACCGCTGTTCTGGTCGTTCCGTGTGATGGTGGGTCTGGGCGTTATCATGCTGTTTGTGTTTGCCGCTGCTTTCTGGCAGAGCACCCGTCACCGCATTGAAGAGAAGAAGTGGGTACTCAAGGCCGCGCTCTATAGCCTGCCGCTGCCATGGATTGCCATCGAGTGTGGTTGGTTTGTGGCCGAGTACGGTCGCCAGCCATGGACTATCTCTGAAGTGCTGCCAACCTTTATGTCGGCCTCCAGCCTGAACCCCAGCGATCTCTGGTTCAGTATCGCCTCTATCACATTGTTCTACTCTGTGCTGTTGGTGATTGAGCTCTTCCTGATGTTCAAGTATGCCCGTCTTGGCCCAAGCAGCCTCAAGACCGGCCGCTATCATTTCGAGAAGCTGGAAGCCTAA